One segment of Triticum aestivum cultivar Chinese Spring chromosome 2A, IWGSC CS RefSeq v2.1, whole genome shotgun sequence DNA contains the following:
- the LOC123190137 gene encoding protein argonaute 7, protein MEREGGPKFERKAGRGGDGRTAGGNGGGGGGGGGSGGNGRWKWSGVYGSGGGGGGHRQYPIIQAYPALLPLPINSGRAHNNGAVALPLPPPVLLYLQQPPPLHLLPAAATCYGKPMAGAAQRGPMWTHRPSKKPPPPPHAVTAALLPLPQDAKTLPHKKFSIHEKKASDVGMDHANGHHRPSSNHQRSPIARRPDSGGIEGAVIPLSANYFLVRFSPDQKIFQYDIDITPHPSKETARMIKNKLVQENSSVLSGALPAFDGRRDLYSAIEFQENKAEFFVNLPVALARCPVDKKNGHMLDKQNFKVFKVNIRLVSKLSGEDLNKYLTEDKDGISLPQDYLHALEVILREGAMESSVLVGRSLYPRSMGEAREIGGGAVGLRGFFQSLRPTKQGLALNVDLSLTAFHESTGMILYLQKRFDFLKDLSHQKARALSEEERREVEKALKNIQVRVCHRETDQRYHVHSLTKETTENLKFRDRSAKDLMVVDYFKEQYNHDIQFRNMPCLQIGRSKPCYVPMELCVVCEGQKFLGKLSDEQTSKVLRMGCQRPSERKGIIKGIVEEEFGAGSNSYTDQFNLQVSKDMTQLSGRVLLPPRLKFGSGGRITDMTPHRFDRQWSLLDSHVTDGSKIKNWALISFGGTPEQHSYIPKFVNQLSSRCEQLGILLNKKPVISPLFERIQLLNNPGILESKLGKIQEAASGNLQLLICVMERRHRGYADLKRIAETSIGVVTQCCLYPNLSKLTVQFVANLALKMNAKLGGCNVSLYNSLPCQIPRIFSDEEPVMFMGADVTHPHPLDDSSPSVVAVVASMNWPAANKYISRMRSQTHRKEIIEHLDVMTGELLEEFLKEVGKLPGRIIFFRDGVSETQFDKVLKEEMHALRVACLRYPGYKPLTTFVVVQKRHHTRLFHREKNGGSTHYSDQNIPPGTVVDTVITHPREFDFYLCSHWGTKGTSRPTHYHVLLDENRFQSDEVQQLIHNLCYTFVRCTRPVSLVPPAYYAHLAAYRGRLYLERSDSVATNCTTLYRSTPLQTTPLPKVSDSVKRLMFYC, encoded by the exons ATGGAGAGGGAAGGGGGGCCCAAGTTCGAGCGGAAGGCCGGAAGAGGGGGCGATGGTAGAACCGCTGGTGgtaatggcggcggcggcgggggcggcggcggcagtggcgggaATGGGAGGTGGAAGTGGAGCGGAGTTtacggtagcggcggcggcggcggcggccaccgaCAGTACCCGATCATCCAGGCCTACCCGGCGCTCCTCCCCCTGCCTATAAACTCCGGCCGCGCGCATAATAACGGAGCGGTCGCGCTGCCCCTGCCGCCGCCTGTGCTGCTGTAcctgcagcagccgccgccgctgcacctgctccccgccgccgccacgtgctACGGGAAACCCATGGCCGGCGCGGCGCAGAGGGGGCCAATGTGGACGCACCGGCCATCcaagaagccgccgccgcccccgcacgCCGTCACCGCCGCGCTTCTGCCGCTCCCGCAGG ATGCCAAGACGCTTCCGCACAAAAAGTTCTCCATACATGAGAAGAAGGCATCTGATGTCGGAATGGATCATGCAAACGGCCATCATAGGCCCTCAAGCAATCACCAAAGAAGTCCCATTGCGCGGAGACCAGACAGTGGGGGGATCGAGGGGGCTGTGATTCCTCTTTCTGCAAATTATTTCCTTGTGCGGTTCAGTCCGGATCAAAAGATTTTCCAGTATGATATTGACATTACCCCACATCCATCGAAGGAAACAGCAAGAATGATCAAGAACAAGCTTGTTCAAGAAAATTCAAGTGTTCTATCCGGTGCGCTGCCGGCCTTTGATGGCCGCAGGGACCTTTATAGTGCTATTGAGTTTCAGGAGAACAAGGCTGAGTTCTTCGTCAATCTCCCAGTTGCATTAGCACGATGTCCAGTAGATAAAAAGAATGGACACATGCTTGACAAACAGAATTTTAAAGTTTTCAAGGTGAACATTCGATTGGTTTCAAAGCTAAGTGGTGAGGACTTGAATAAGTATTTGACCGAAGATAAGGATGGCATTTCACTGCCTCAAGATTACCTCCATGCGCTGGAAGTCATCTTGCGAGAAGGTGCCATGGAAAGTTCAGTTCTAGTAGGCCGGTCTTTGTATCCACGCTCTATGGGAGAAGCAAGGGAGATTGGTGGTGGGGCTGTTGGATTAAGAGGTTTCTTTCAGAGCCTGAGACCAACCAAGCAAGGTCTTGCCCTTAATGTTGACCTCTCACTCACAGCATTCCACGAGAGCACGGGCATGATTCTTTACTTGCAGAAGCGCTTTGACTTCTTGAAGGACCTTTCACATCAAAAAGCTAGGGCTTTGTCAGAAGAGGAGCGGAGAGAGGTGGAGAAAGCTTTGAAGAACATTCAGGTTCGTGTATGCCATCGTGAGACCGACCAAAGGTACCATGTGCATAGCTTGACCAAGGAGACAACCGAAAACCTCAAGTTTCGAGATCGAAGTGCCAAAGATCTTATGGTGGTGGATTACTTCAAGGAGCAATACAACCATGATATACAGTTCAGGAACATGCCATGCTTGCAGATTGGTCGGAGCAAACCATGTTATGTGCCAATGGAGCTTTGTGTAGTTTGTGAGGGTCAGAAGTTTCTTGGCAAGCTCTCAGATGAACAAACCTCCAAGGTTCTCAGAATGGGGTGCCAAAGACCAAGCGAAAGAAAGGGAATCATAAAGGGCATTGTCGAAGAAGAATTTGGTGCTGGAAG TAATTCTTACACCGACCAATTCAATCTCCAAGTGTCAAAGGACATGACACAACTCTCTGGGAGGGTTCTCTTGCCACCAAGACTCAAGTTTGGTAGTGGAGGGCGCATTACGGATATGACGCCACACCGATTTGATCGTCAATGGAGTTTGCTGGACAGCCATGTTACTGATGGCTCCAAGATTAAAAACTGGGCCTTGATAAGCTTTGGTGGTACCCCGGAGCAGCACTCCTACATTCCAAAGTTTGTCAACCAGCTATCAAGTCGGTGTGAGCAGCTTGGGATTCTTCTAAACAAGAAACCCGTCATCAGCCCATTGTTTGAGCGGATCCAACTTCTCAATAATCCTGGCATTTTGGAGAGTAAACTCGGGAAAATTCAAGAAGCTGCATCAGGCAACCTGCAACTACTAATCTGTGTCATGGAACGGAGGCACCGTGGGTATGCTGACCTGAAACGGATTGCTGAAACGTCCATTGGTGTTGTGACACAGTGTTGCCTTTATCCCAACTTAAGCAAGCTGACCGTGCAGTTTGTGGCCAATTTAGCCCTAAAGATGAATGCTAAGCTTGGGGGATGCAATGTTTCCCTCTACAACAGCCTGCCATGCCAGATTCCCAGAATATTTTCAGATGAGGAGCCAGTGATGTTCATGGGTGCTGATGTCACACACCCTCACCCACTCGACGACTCAAGCCCGTCGGTGGTCGCCGTAGTTGCAAGCATGAATTGGCCTGCGGCAAACAAGTACATCTCCAGGATGAGGTCGCAGACGCACCGGAAAGAAATAATCGAACACCTGGATGTGATGACTGGTGAACTGCTTGAGGAGTTCCTGAAAGAAGTTGGCAAGCTCCCTGGTAGAATCATATTCTTCCGGGATGGTGTGAGCGAGACGCAGTTTGACAAGGTCCTCAAGGAGGAGATGCATGCCCTGCGAGTGGCCTGTTTGAGGTACCCAGGCTACAAGCCCCTGACCACGTTCGTCGTGGTTCAGAAGAGGCACCACACCAGGCTCTTCCACAGGGAGAAGAACGGTGGCTCCACACACTATTCCGATCAGAACATACCGCCGGGGACGGTGGTCGACACGGTGATCACGCACCCGAGGGAATTCGACTTCTACCTGTGCAGCCACTGGGGCACCAAGGGGACAAGCCGTCCAACTCATTACCACGTCCTGTTGGACGAGAACAGGTTCCAGTCCGACGAGGTGCAGCAGCTGATACACAATCTCTGCTACACCTTCGTGCGGTGCACCAGGCCGGTGTCCCTTGTGCCCCCGGCGTACTATGCGCACCTCGCCGCGTACAGGGGCAGGCTGTACCTTGAGAGGTCAGATTCGGTGGCCACCAACTGCACGACGCTGTACAGATCCACTCCATTGCAGACGACGCCCCTGCCTAAGGTCAGTGACAGTGTGAAAAGGCTCATGTTCTACTGCTGA